A genomic segment from Desulfurella amilsii encodes:
- the cydB gene encoding cytochrome d ubiquinol oxidase subunit II, translating into MDLNIIWFLLVGILIIGYAILDGFDLGVGSVYLFAKFKERDIARNSIAPVWDGNEVWLITGGGALFAAFPMVYATAFSGFYLALILLLFALIFRAISLELRNNFQSESTKTLFDWVFSISSIVAIVLFGVAVGNVLSGLNVDKSGNYVGTFFDLLNPYSILVGVLAFFMLSYQGTVWLFLKTEDEFQQKVKNWAKIYWSGYLILFVICTLLTYVLHKNLFHNYLAHPLMLVVPLLALIFMLASIIRIQKNQALCAIIASSLSIAMVILTAYLSLFPNLIIAKNPAYSLNIYNAASSQLTLETMLIIALIGMPIVLIYTIYSYRVFHGKTKIEEGY; encoded by the coding sequence ATGGATCTCAATATAATATGGTTTTTGCTAGTTGGGATACTAATTATTGGGTATGCTATTTTGGATGGCTTTGATTTGGGTGTAGGATCAGTTTACCTATTTGCAAAATTCAAAGAGCGCGATATTGCACGCAATTCCATTGCTCCTGTATGGGATGGCAATGAGGTTTGGCTAATAACCGGTGGAGGAGCTTTGTTTGCTGCATTTCCAATGGTATATGCTACAGCTTTTAGCGGTTTTTATTTAGCTTTGATTTTGCTTTTATTTGCGCTTATATTTAGGGCTATATCACTAGAGCTTAGAAATAACTTTCAATCTGAATCAACAAAAACATTATTTGACTGGGTATTTTCTATATCAAGTATAGTTGCAATAGTCCTTTTTGGTGTTGCTGTAGGTAATGTGTTGTCCGGTTTAAATGTAGACAAAAGTGGCAATTATGTAGGTACTTTTTTTGATCTTTTAAACCCATATTCAATTTTAGTGGGTGTTTTGGCTTTTTTTATGTTGTCTTATCAAGGCACTGTGTGGTTATTTTTAAAAACAGAAGATGAATTCCAGCAAAAAGTCAAGAATTGGGCAAAAATTTACTGGAGTGGCTATCTTATTTTGTTTGTAATTTGCACGCTTTTAACCTACGTCTTGCACAAAAATTTATTCCACAATTACTTAGCTCACCCATTAATGCTTGTCGTACCGCTTCTTGCGCTTATATTTATGCTTGCATCAATCATCAGAATTCAAAAAAATCAAGCACTTTGCGCAATTATAGCAAGCTCCCTATCAATCGCAATGGTTATTCTAACTGCTTACTTAAGTCTTTTCCCTAACCTAATAATTGCCAAAAATCCCGCATATAGCCTTAATATTTACAACGCAGCTTCCTCTCAATTAACACTTGAAACTATGCTCATCATAGCACTTATTGGCATGCCTATAGTATTGATTTATACGATATATTCGTATAGAGTATTTCATGGCAAAACAAAAATTGAAGAAGGCTATTGA
- a CDS encoding HD domain-containing protein: MVDRQEAYNLLCEYTKSESLIKHALAVEQAMRSYAQKFGEDENKWAMVGLLHDFDYEQYPTMQDHPYKGAEILRQKGYPEDIVKAILSHASYTNVERDTLMAKTLFAVDELSGFILACAYVMPDKKIASLSVKSVKKKLKDKAFARSVSRKGINDSIIELDIDLDEHIDFLIKSLSKIADKLGV; the protein is encoded by the coding sequence TTGGTGGACAGACAAGAAGCTTATAATTTGCTGTGTGAATACACAAAATCAGAATCACTAATAAAACACGCTTTGGCAGTAGAACAAGCCATGAGATCTTATGCGCAAAAATTTGGCGAAGATGAAAACAAATGGGCAATGGTTGGCCTTCTGCATGATTTTGATTACGAACAATACCCAACTATGCAGGATCATCCATACAAAGGTGCAGAGATTTTAAGACAAAAAGGCTACCCAGAAGATATTGTTAAAGCAATACTGTCGCATGCAAGCTATACTAATGTTGAAAGAGACACGCTAATGGCTAAAACACTATTTGCCGTAGATGAGTTAAGTGGATTCATTTTGGCTTGTGCTTATGTAATGCCGGATAAAAAAATTGCCAGTCTATCTGTAAAAAGCGTTAAAAAGAAGCTTAAGGATAAAGCGTTTGCGCGAAGCGTTAGCAGAAAAGGCATAAACGATTCCATAATAGAGTTAGATATTGATTTAGACGAACACATAGATTTTCTAATAAAATCGCTAAGCAAGATCGCTGATAAATTAGGTGTGTAA
- a CDS encoding DUF2250 domain-containing protein encodes MCKLDDLEIKILKYHKQKGCDYSKSLAKELNIKLCEAFMVHKKLLSLGYLEKVSSRLTKYKVNNKTKIIKHRNHTYYQLSQNGKQFLKDLIS; translated from the coding sequence GTGTGTAAATTAGACGATTTAGAAATAAAAATTTTAAAGTACCATAAACAAAAAGGGTGTGATTATTCCAAATCTTTAGCCAAAGAATTAAATATAAAACTATGCGAAGCGTTTATGGTACACAAAAAACTACTTTCTTTAGGATATTTAGAAAAAGTTAGCTCAAGACTTACAAAATATAAAGTAAATAATAAAACAAAAATCATTAAACATAGAAACCATACCTACTACCAGCTTAGCCAAAACGGTAAACAGTTTCTAAAAGATTTAATAAGCTAG
- the rplU gene encoding 50S ribosomal protein L21, whose protein sequence is MFAVVETGSKQYIVKEGDILRVEKLNVAKGDEIEFDKVIMVDDKIGNPYVENAKVKGTVIAQGKAKKIIVFKFKRRKGFKKKIGHRQHFTQVKITQILA, encoded by the coding sequence ATGTTTGCTGTAGTCGAAACTGGTTCAAAACAATATATTGTGAAAGAAGGGGATATTTTAAGAGTAGAAAAACTAAATGTTGCAAAAGGCGATGAAATTGAGTTTGATAAAGTTATTATGGTAGATGACAAAATTGGAAATCCCTATGTTGAAAATGCAAAAGTAAAAGGTACGGTCATCGCTCAAGGCAAAGCAAAAAAAATCATTGTTTTTAAGTTTAAAAGAAGAAAGGGATTTAAGAAAAAAATTGGTCACAGGCAACACTTTACGCAAGTAAAAATTACACAGATTTTAGCGTAA
- the rpmA gene encoding 50S ribosomal protein L27 — MAHKKGLGSSKNGRDSIGKRLGVKRSDGQFVNAGEIIVRQRGSHFHPGLNTKLGKDYTLFALASGTVKFGEKLGKKIISVIA; from the coding sequence ATGGCACATAAAAAAGGCCTTGGCAGCAGCAAAAACGGAAGAGATTCGATCGGCAAAAGGCTTGGCGTAAAAAGATCTGATGGACAGTTCGTAAACGCAGGTGAGATAATTGTAAGACAAAGAGGTAGTCACTTTCATCCTGGACTAAATACTAAATTGGGCAAAGACTACACATTGTTTGCCCTTGCAAGCGGAACAGTCAAGTTTGGCGAAAAATTAGGAAAAAAAATAATTAGCGTAATAGCCTAA
- the obgE gene encoding GTPase ObgE — translation MFIDYAKITIKSGNGGDGCVSFRREKFIPKGGPDGGNGGRGGDVVFKATKHENTLLKFRFQKFFIAQNGQNGSSNNKTGRNGTDIIIEVPVGTVIKENQSNVLADLDADQKEFIVSFGGAGGKGNAHFATSTNQTPKLATKGKKTQEQEIILELKLIADVGLVGFPNAGKSSLLQAISNATPQVANYPFTTLTPHLGYVSHNDKEFVVADIPGLIEGASQGKGMGVRFLRHIERTKILIFILDITDNPKEHFEVLIKELKSYGLDLQSKKFAIALNKIDLIDKINKETYKKQFNPHNVYFISALKKTNLKELLDWINKNI, via the coding sequence ATGTTCATAGATTATGCCAAAATTACCATAAAATCAGGAAATGGTGGCGATGGTTGTGTAAGCTTTAGGAGGGAAAAATTTATTCCCAAAGGCGGGCCAGATGGTGGTAATGGCGGCAGAGGCGGAGATGTAGTATTTAAAGCTACAAAGCATGAAAACACTCTATTAAAGTTCCGCTTTCAAAAGTTCTTTATTGCCCAAAATGGCCAAAATGGATCTTCAAATAATAAAACAGGCAGAAATGGTACAGATATTATAATAGAAGTGCCAGTAGGCACAGTGATAAAAGAAAATCAAAGCAATGTTTTAGCTGATCTAGATGCAGATCAAAAAGAGTTTATAGTTAGTTTTGGGGGTGCTGGCGGTAAAGGCAACGCCCACTTTGCAACTTCCACAAACCAAACACCCAAACTTGCAACAAAAGGGAAAAAAACGCAAGAACAAGAAATCATCTTAGAGTTAAAACTCATTGCCGATGTGGGCCTTGTAGGTTTTCCAAATGCTGGAAAATCAAGTTTGCTGCAAGCAATCTCCAACGCAACACCTCAAGTAGCTAACTACCCATTTACAACACTTACACCACATTTGGGGTATGTATCGCACAATGATAAAGAGTTTGTGGTAGCAGATATACCTGGACTAATCGAAGGTGCAAGTCAAGGCAAAGGAATGGGCGTTAGGTTTTTGCGCCATATTGAGCGAACCAAGATTTTAATCTTTATTTTAGATATCACAGATAACCCAAAAGAGCATTTTGAAGTTTTAATAAAGGAACTTAAATCTTACGGGCTTGATTTACAAAGCAAAAAATTTGCAATTGCTTTAAATAAAATTGACCTTATCGATAAGATTAACAAAGAAACCTACAAAAAACAATTTAACCCACACAACGTTTACTTTATCAGTGCGCTTAAAAAAACTAATCTCAAGGAGCTTCTTGATTGGATAAACAAGAATATTTAG
- the proB gene encoding glutamate 5-kinase: MDKQEYLDFSKYNRIVIKVGSAIITNNYDIDEDKINQIAQDVYYLNKQNKEVLIVSSGAVACGMKVLNIKKKPDSIPLRQALASIGQPYLMSIYAKAFARYSINTSQVLISIEDILSRKRFLNAKNTFEALFGLKVVPIVNENDSVAIKELMFGDNDSLSSHILNLIEGNLLIILTDVDGVYNKDPKLYKDSTLIEIVTQEETWLKSLKGKSKLGEGGISSKIKSAFIASQGGKTAVITNGKRQNPIKSLIFDKAFPKTIFLPNDYVKSKVYWINNCLSLGKLYIDNGAFESIKNRKGLLAKGIKTIEGSFSKGNVVDIVFENKRVAKGIVNYDSTDIEKIKGIHSSQISSILGYKAQADVISTDNIILVNADKGEPYAKLH, from the coding sequence TTGGATAAACAAGAATATTTAGATTTTAGCAAATATAACAGAATAGTAATAAAAGTTGGCAGTGCAATAATTACTAATAATTACGATATAGACGAAGATAAGATTAACCAGATAGCTCAAGATGTTTATTATTTAAACAAACAAAATAAAGAAGTGCTTATCGTTTCAAGCGGTGCCGTAGCTTGCGGTATGAAAGTATTAAATATCAAGAAAAAACCAGATAGTATTCCTCTAAGACAAGCACTAGCCAGTATTGGTCAACCTTACCTTATGAGCATATATGCAAAAGCATTTGCACGGTATTCAATCAATACATCACAAGTATTGATAAGCATTGAAGATATTTTGAGCAGAAAACGCTTTTTAAATGCAAAAAATACATTTGAAGCCCTTTTCGGTTTGAAAGTAGTCCCTATAGTAAATGAAAACGATTCTGTTGCCATTAAAGAACTAATGTTTGGTGACAACGATAGCCTTTCTTCACACATTTTAAATCTTATAGAAGGAAATTTACTTATTATACTAACGGATGTAGATGGCGTTTACAATAAAGATCCAAAATTATACAAAGATAGCACACTTATAGAAATTGTTACACAAGAAGAAACTTGGCTAAAAAGCTTAAAAGGCAAAAGCAAACTTGGAGAAGGCGGTATCTCAAGCAAAATAAAATCCGCATTTATTGCTTCACAAGGTGGAAAAACTGCTGTAATAACAAACGGAAAAAGACAAAACCCCATTAAAAGCCTAATTTTCGACAAAGCTTTTCCCAAAACAATTTTTTTGCCCAACGATTACGTTAAATCAAAGGTGTATTGGATTAACAACTGTCTAAGCTTAGGCAAACTCTACATTGATAATGGAGCATTCGAAAGTATAAAAAACCGCAAAGGATTATTAGCAAAAGGCATAAAAACCATTGAAGGTTCATTTTCTAAAGGCAATGTCGTTGATATTGTATTTGAAAATAAACGTGTAGCCAAAGGCATTGTTAACTACGACTCAACTGATATTGAAAAAATAAAAGGTATTCACTCAAGCCAGATTAGTTCTATATTAGGTTATAAAGCTCAAGCCGATGTAATAAGTACAGATAATATAATATTAGTAAACGCTGACAAAGGGGAGCCGTATGCAAAACTACATTGA
- a CDS encoding glutamate-5-semialdehyde dehydrogenase codes for MQNYIENLCKKAKKASQIQLSEKNINAVLEAVANSIERNKNQIIEENRKDIEASNLSKALIDRLTLNEKRIESIIESLNTIKNLKSPVGEVIKGWKLKNDLEIEKVRVPIGTIAIIYEARPNVTVDAFALCFKSSNACVLRGGKEAFNTNKYLSTLIRDTLETFNINPDFLTFIDKTDREAINHLIKMDKYIDLLIPRGGESLITHISYNATVPVIQHYKGLCHLYIDESANIDMAIEIANNAKVQRPSVCNAIETLLVHKNIAKSYLPLLAKKFESIIELRGCEETLKILPYVKKATQKDWQTEYLDYILSVKIVNNIDEAIEHINQYGSRHSEAIVTQNYANTETFLNKVDAACVYVNASTRFSDGGEFGFGAEIGISTSKLHARGPMALEELTTYKYKIRGNGQIRQ; via the coding sequence ATGCAAAACTACATTGAAAACTTGTGCAAAAAAGCAAAAAAAGCCTCACAAATTCAGTTAAGCGAAAAAAACATCAATGCTGTTTTAGAAGCAGTTGCAAATAGTATTGAAAGAAATAAAAACCAGATTATAGAAGAAAACCGCAAAGATATAGAAGCAAGCAATTTATCAAAAGCATTGATAGATAGACTTACTTTGAATGAAAAAAGAATAGAGTCTATAATTGAATCGCTAAACACCATAAAAAACCTAAAAAGCCCTGTAGGAGAAGTTATAAAAGGCTGGAAATTAAAAAATGACCTTGAAATAGAAAAGGTACGTGTGCCTATAGGTACAATTGCTATAATATACGAAGCAAGGCCTAATGTAACTGTTGATGCATTTGCCCTTTGTTTTAAAAGTTCAAATGCCTGCGTGCTAAGAGGCGGTAAAGAAGCATTTAATACAAACAAATATTTAAGCACACTCATTAGAGATACGCTGGAAACTTTTAATATTAACCCTGATTTTTTGACTTTTATCGACAAAACAGACAGAGAAGCAATCAACCATCTCATTAAAATGGACAAGTATATAGATTTACTAATACCAAGAGGCGGAGAATCTTTAATTACCCACATCTCTTACAATGCCACAGTACCCGTAATACAACACTACAAGGGCTTGTGTCACCTGTATATTGATGAGAGTGCAAATATCGACATGGCAATTGAAATTGCAAACAACGCAAAAGTCCAAAGACCGTCTGTTTGTAATGCTATAGAGACTTTACTTGTTCACAAAAACATTGCAAAAAGTTATTTGCCGCTTTTGGCAAAAAAATTTGAAAGTATTATAGAACTTAGAGGTTGTGAAGAAACACTAAAAATTCTACCTTATGTTAAAAAAGCAACGCAAAAAGATTGGCAAACAGAATACTTAGATTACATTCTGTCAGTTAAAATTGTAAATAACATAGATGAAGCCATAGAACATATAAATCAATATGGATCAAGGCACTCAGAAGCTATCGTTACACAAAATTATGCAAATACTGAGACTTTTTTAAACAAAGTTGACGCGGCTTGCGTTTATGTAAATGCCTCAACACGTTTTAGTGATGGTGGAGAATTTGGTTTTGGAGCCGAAATTGGCATTAGTACTTCAAAATTGCATGCAAGAGGCCCAATGGCACTAGAAGAGCTTACAACGTATAAGTACAAAATTAGAGGAAATGGTCAAATTAGGCAATGA